The segment CCGCGTTAAGGGCGGTGCTGGCAGTTTCCTCAATCAGGAAATCCATGGTAGTGGTCTTGCCGGGCTCTATCTTGATGTTGTCGTAGATGGCCGGCTTATAAGACACGTATGAAACAGTGATTTTATAAATACCCGGCTGAATCTTCAGTTCGTATCCTCCGTCCATGTCGGTGGAGGCAGCGGTGCCTGAACCAGTGATAAAGACTACTGCGCCTATCACAGGTTCGCCATTCTTTTTGTCTTTTACTTTTCCGGAGAGGGTACCCGTTTGCGCAAAGCTCACAAGGGCGGTACAAAGAAGAGAGAGGGTGAGTAAAAACGATTTCATGTATGTAGTATTAGTCTCGCTGCAAAAGTAGAGCGACCACTTTACCCCATGATTAACCGCCTATTACCCTATTGTTAAGTTGAGAAGTGAAATATTAAGGAGATGTTATGTGGGCCTATGATATGACATAAGAAAGATGATTGGCTGCCTGGAAACCCGTTTTGGAGCTAATTCTATAGATGGAGCCCCAAAATGGAACGCCTTCCAAGAAGCGGTGATACGGTTTGTCTATATGATAGAGGAGGGTATAAGAAAAGAGCTTTGTTGTTGGAAATACCAGAAGCATAGGACGGGAGATAGGGTCTTGAAACTGTGTGTTGAAGTGATTGCCTCACGGAAGTTGCAAACTTCCGCCCTTAGTAGGTCCAAGTCACAGACTTGAACCATTTAGAGGGATTAAGATGATAAAGGCTTTTGTTATTTTTCCCTGTTCCAGTCTTCCCTTTGAGCGCCTCGCTTTTGGCCCTAGAAAGACAGAAGCTAAGAGTGGCAGGTTTCTCAGGCCGAAAGGGCAGTGCGAGAGGTAAAGACGGGGCCTCGCGGCCGTTAGCGCTTTTCGCCGAAGATAAAATAACCCAGCATAAGGGCTCCGCATCAACCAGGCACTACGCCAGCAACAGCAGACTACGTGCACATCAAACTAACAAAAAGATATAATAAAAGCACCTTCCAGTTCCTTCTTACTTTCCCCAAAGTAACCCCAAAACAAACCTGCCTTAGCGGGAATAATGACGGAAATCACCCATCAGCATTCATTTGTGTTGTACCTTTGCGGAAAACAAAGAAGAAGTGCTGCTGAAAGAGGTTATCTACCTGATGCAAAAGGATTTTGTGCTGGAATGGCGGCAGAAGTATGCGTTCAACGGCATGCTTCTGTACGTGGGCAGCACAGTGTTCATCTGCTATCTCAGCTTTAGTTTGCGCTTCGGCGGACTGGAAGTGCCGGTCTGGAATGCCTTGTACTGGATCATTCTGCTCTTCACGGCGGTAAACGCCATCGCGAAGGGATTTGCCCAGGAGAGCCGCGGACGGTTACTCTATTATTATAGTGTAGTAAGTCCGCAGGGGGTGATTCTGGCCAAGATGATTTACAACGTGGCGCTCATGCTGGTGCTGTCGCTGCTGTGTTTCGGATTCTACACTATTGTGATCGGGAATCCGGTGCAGGATGTGGGGATGTTCCTGGTGACGATTGTCTTAGGAGCGATTGGATTTGCCTCGTCACTGACCATGATTTCGGGCATTGCGGCCAAGGCGGCGAACACGGGAACGCTGATGGCGGTGCTGAGTTTTCCGGTGATGGTACCCATGCTGCTCATGCTCATGAAGATGTCCAAGAACGCCATTGACGGGCTGGACCCTTCGGTGAGTATGGATGAGGCGCTGACCTTGCTAGCGATTAACATGATTGTGGTCACCGTGTCTTATATTCTGTTCCCGTACTTGTGGCGCAGTTAAGGCACTGAACTAAAAAACTAAGTCAAAAACGAATGAAGCTTACTTGGTGGAAATGGCTGACGATTGCCCTGCTGCTGTACACAGTGGTGATGGGCATGCTGAGCGAGGTGCCCCGTCTGGCTATTCTGAATGAAACCATCCGGAACTTATACTTCCACGTGCCCATGTGGTTCGGGATGATTCTGATCCTGCTCGTTTCAGTAGTGTATTCCATAAAATACCTCAGAAACCCGCTCTCCAGAAATGATATCATCGCCTATGAATCAGCGAAGGTGGGCATTCTGTTTGGCGTGCTGGGCATTGTGACCGGCATGGAATGGGCACGTTTCACGTGGGGCGAATTCTGGAGCAATGACCCTAAACAGAATGCTTCGGCCATCGGGCTCCTGATTTATTTCGCGTATCTCATTTTGCGTGGTTCTTTCCAGGACCATCAGCAGCGCGCGCGCATTAGTGCCGTGTACAACATCTTCGCGTTTGCGGCGCTTATTCCGCTTTTGTTTATCCTGCCGCGCATGACCGACTCTCTGCACCCGGGCAACGGCGGAAATCCTGGTTTCAACTCCTATGACCTGGACAGTCGTCTGCGCGCCGTGTTTTATCCGGCGGTGCTTGGCTGGACACTCTTAGGGGTTTGGATGGTGCACCTGCGCACCCGTTTAGAAGTTTTAAAGCAACGATTCTATGAAAATGCATAAATGGCTCCTGGTGCTGCTCCTTACGTGGGCAGCTAGTTTTTCTGTTCCGGCTTCGGCGCAAAACGCAGCGGAGGAAGGCTCTACTATTGAATACACGTCAGCAGACAAAGCTGCTTCAGACCCAGAGATGGCTGATGTGATGCGCCGTGACGGCAAGATCTATATTGTGGTGGCGGTGCTGGTGAGTGTGTTGCTGGGCATCCTGTTTTACCTCATCAGCTTGGACAGGAAGATTGGCAAGTTAGAGCGCGAGCTTCGGCAATAAAACCTGTTTCTGGTCTGTTTTAGAGGAAAAAGGCTAGAAACAGAATGTTGAAATACAGCTGCAGAAAAGCGCCGCAAGCGGATTTAATTTGAAATAAGTGGTGTTAAAGAGGCGGGCAATCTCGCCTAAGCTTGAATAACCTATGAAAAGAATACACATCATCGGGATTTTAGTCATCGCGGTGGCCATCATGATCATCATGTCAACGGCATCAGACGCCAGTGTTTACGTTCCTTTCTCTGAAGCGCAAGCCCGCGCGAAGGATGGAGATGATACCAAAGTACACGTGGTGGGCCGCCTGAAGAAAGATGCCAAAGGTCACATTGTGGGCATGAAGTATGATCCTACGTTGGATCCTAACTACTTCTCTTTCGTGCTGGTAGACACCAACCGCGTAGAGCAGCAGGTAGTGTACTATAGCCCCAAACCACAGGATTTTGACCGCTCTGAGCAGGTGGTAATTACCGGGAACATGAAAGAGAATGTTTTTGTGGCCGATAAGATTTTGCTCAAATGCCCTTCTAAGTACACCGAGAACGAGGTGAAGGTAGAAACGGCAAGCCTATAAGTATTTGGTTGCGAGGGAAGGCAGCAGATACAGCTTTTACCTCAACACTCAGGACTCATAACAATCTGAAATGGTTAATACTTTAATTGGTGATTTAGGTCACTACAGTGTCATTCTCGCTTTTGTGACGGCGCTGGTTTCGGCAATTGCGTTTGCGTTTGCCTCCAACGCCAAAGAGCTTACCCCTGAGCAGAAAGACTGGAAGAATCTGGCCCGTGGTGCCTTCTTCGTGCACGTGCTAGCGGTGTTTGGCATCATCTTCTGCCTTTTTAATATCATTTACGCGCACCGCTACGAGTATCATTACGCGTGGAGCCACTCCTCTAATCACCTGCCGGTGCATTACATGATCTCCTGCTTTTGGGAAGGCCAGGAGGGGTCTTTCCTGCTATGGATCTTCTGGCATGCGTTACTAGGACTGGTGCTGATCAAGTTTGCCGGTAAGAAGTGGGAAAGCCCGGTGATGGCGGTTTTCTCCTTCGTGCAGCTGTTCCTGACCTCCATGATCTTAGGGGTGGTGATCGGTGACCTGAAGATCGGTTCTTCGCCGTTCATCTTGATGCGTGACTTCATGACCGATGCGCCAGTGTTCCAGATGGACCCGAACTTCGTGCCGAAGGATGGTACTGGTTTGAACCCGCTGTTGCAGAACTACTGGATGGTGATTCACCCGCCGGTCTTGTTCCTGGGCTTCGCGGCTACTTTAGTACCGTTTGCCTTTGCGATTGCCGGTCTCTGGAAAAAAGACTTCTCTGCCTGGACCAAGCCTGCCTTGCCTTGGGGCTTGTTTGCTGCCGTAGTACTAGGTGTAGGAATTATGATGGGTGCTTACTGGGCCTATGAAACTCTGAACTTTGGGGGCTACTGGAACTGGGATCCGGTTGAAAATGCCGTGTACATTCCGTGGTTAGTATTAGTAGGAGCCATTCACACCTTGTTAGCCTATCGCAAGAGCAAAACTGCCCTTCGTGCCACGTTCATCCTTTTCATCACTTCGTTCCTGTTAGTACTATACGCTACCTTCTTAACGCGTAGTGGTATCTTAGGTAATGCCTCTGTACACTCTTTCACTGACTTAGGTTTATCTGGACAGTTGTTCACCTACCTGGCTGCTTTTGTGGTCTTGGCGATTGGTTTGCTGGCGTACCGCTGGAAATACATTCCGGCTACGGAGAAAGAAATTGCCACCTATTCTGGTGAGTTCTGGGTGTTCATCGGCGCAGCCGTGTTGTGCTTAGGTGCTTTCCAGGTACTGGTGACTACCTCTATTCCAGTGTACAATGCTTTCATGGGCTTCATTGGCGTGAAAACCAATGTGGCGCTACCTGCAGACCAAATTGCGCACTACACCAAGTTCCAGATGTGGATGGGGATTACCATTGCTATGCTGACGGGTACCGGACAGTTGCTGTGGTGGCGGAAGAACAGCGAAGGAAACAAGTTCTCTGAGCTGTTCATGGTGCCTCTAATGCTGACTGCTTTGTTTGCCGCGCTTATCTTGTTGATTAGCAAAATAGGCTACATTGAACGCATCGACAATCCGGCTTACATTTTGTTATTGGTAGCGTCTTTATATGCAGTGTTCAGTAACCTGGCCATCTTATTTGGGGTGCTCCGGAAGAACGTTTCCATTGCCGGTGGTGCCGTAGCCCATATTGGGGTGGCTTTGATGCTGATTGGGGTTTTGTTCTCCTCTGGTTACTCCAACATCATTTCCAAGAACATGTCTGGGATGGTGTACGCCCGCGAGTTTGGTGATGACATTAACCGTGACAACGTGCTGTTGTGGCGCAATGCCGGTACTGATATGGGGCCTTACAAGGTAACCTACAAAGGTCAATACTTAGAAGTAAAAGGTTTACCTGATTACGTGAACAAGCAGCGCTTGTTCCGCATTGAGGACGAGTACAAAGCTATTGCCCGTGGTCCGTTAAAAGATGGTGATGAGGTTATCTACAATGCTGGTGATACGGTTGAAATTTCTCCTGAGAATACGTACTACGAAGTAGGCTTCAAGAACCGTGAGTCTGGTGAAGAATTCGCTTTGTACCCAAGAGCGCAGGTAAACCCACAAATGGGATTGTTAGCCTCCCCGGATATCAAGATGTTTGGCACCAAAGACCTGTACACCCACGTTTCTACCATCCCAGATCCGAACGAGGAGAAGGAGTGGGGTGAGTTGAAGGAGTATAAGGTGAAAATCGGCGACACCATCTTCGTGAACGACTATGTAGCTGTGTTACATGGCATTGAGCCAGCCAAAGATACTTTGCTCTTAAACCTGAAGCCTGGAGATGTTGCCGTACAAGCTGACATGCAGGTATTAGGTGAGCGCCATACGTACCACGCGCACCCAATCTATGCTATCAGAGACCGCATGGTAGGACGCGTGCCGGAGGAGATTGAGGATTTAGGTCTTCGTATTATGCTGATGAACATTGATCCGGAAGAAGGTGCTTTCACCATCGGGATCAACACTACGCAGAAGGATTACATCATCCTGAAAGCGATGGAGAAACCATTTATCAGCATTCTCTGGATTGGTACTTTGATCATGAGCCTCGGGTTTGTAATGGCTATTGTTCGTCACTACAAAGATGGCAAGAGCGGCAATGCTAATCTGCCAAAAGGCCCAGCCGGCAAAGTAGCCGTGAAACGCGAAAAACAACTGGCGTAAAAGTAAAAGCCTTCACAATCATAGAGCCGCAGGAATTTATTTCTGCGGCTTTTTTATGCCCTGCTTTTTCGCTGTTTTTGGAAAACTTACCTAAAACATGCTTGGTTAAGGATTACCTTCTTTCTTAAAAAGAAGAAAGCGATCAAAAGAAAGAACCTAACTTTGATCTCTGATCACGTAAAGGATGACCATGAAAGTAGGAATTGTGGGAGCAGGCAACGTCGCAACCCATCTAGTGAAAGGCCTAGTCAAAGCAGGAATGGAAGTTTCTGTTATTAACAGCAGAACAATTGCCTCAGCACAGAGCCTTGCACAACATGCCCCAGCCGCCGCTATTACTGATTCATTAAATTTCAAGTTGTCACCCCCAGCTGATATCTATCTGTTGGCTGTACCTGACCGGACACTTCCGCAATTGTTGCAAGAAGTGAACTTTCCCGAAGGAGTGATAGTGGCCCACACTTCTGGGACACAACCTTTGGAATTACTGATGTCATCTCTGCCGGGGGTAGAAACCGGCGTATTCTATCCGTTGCAGACCTTCAGCAAAGAAAAAGACGTAGATTGGAAACCAATTCCCATCTGCATAGAAACTTCATCGCAGCACGCCGAACTGACGCTTGTAAATTTAGGAAGGCTGCTGAGTAATCAGGTGGTGCTCATGAATGGGGAAACAAGAAGGAAACTGCACGTGGCGGCGGTATTTGCCTGTAATTTCACCAATCATTTATGGGGAGTGGCGCAAGACCTGCTGCAGAAAGCGGAGTTACCGGTCAACCTGTTGGAGCCCCTAGTGCAGGAGACAGTACAAAAAGCATTTCAGTTTCCGCCTTTTTCAGTGCAAACCGGACCAGCTAAACGGGGAGATTCTATAACCATTGATGCCCATGTACAGCTGTTGCAAAGTGAACCGCAGTACCTGCAACTATACCAGGTGCTCACAAAAAGCATACAAACTGTTGCTGAAAGTGAGCCGTTTTTAGGAAAACAGGCGTAAAACGGTTGGTGTCTTGAAAGGAACTGCTCCAAAGGGCCTCCGTTTTGTTTAGGGCGGTTGTATGCCTACCTTTGCACCTTTAATAATCCATAGGAATGAAAGTCGTTAATATCACATATAAGTTTTTGGACGGAAAGCCTGACGAAACCCATTTGGGAGCGGAAGGAGAATCTGTTCTGGACGTAGCCTTGAACAATGGAATTCAACTGCAGCACAACTGCGGTGGCGTTTGCGGTTGCAGCACCTGCCATATTTATGTAGAAACTGGCATGAATGACCTTCCGGAAATCACAGATGCAGAGGAAGATTTTATTGACCGTGCCGTAAATCCACGCATCAATTCACGTTTAGCGTGCCAGTGTGTGGTACAAGGTGGTCAGGACCTGGTCATCACCATTCCTAAGCAAGACTTCTTAGGACATTAATCAAAAAGTAAGAAGCTATTGATAATAGGCGAATACCGAAGAATGCGAATAGGTGAAGCAGAAAGAACACTTTTTCTGATTTGAGCCTACTCTCTCTGTTTAATAGCTTTAAACCATACATCAGGAAATAGCAACTAGAGAAATATGAGCAATCTATATGAGCCACCTATAAAGTGGAGCGACCATGAAGACATAGCCATGGCGCTATATGAGAAGTTTGGCGATGAATTTGGAGAAAACAAAATCTACCGTATCCGGTTCACTGATCTGTTAGAGTGGGTACTAAGCCTGCCTAATTTTGAGGGTACCCGCGAGCAAGCCACCGAGGGACATTTGGAGCAGATTCAGGCCAAGTGGGTGTACGAATGGCGCGATAACCAATAGGCCCTGACCTTTCTTGAAGTTCTGAATTCTTCCGCAAAGCTCTGACAAACCATGCAAGCACTTCCTGATTTCAAGAATATCACCACGTTCATTTTTGATGTGGATGGCGTTTTAACTGACGGTACCCTGTTGTGTTTCTCCACCGGAGAACAGGCACGGGCGTTTAATATCAAAGATGGGTATGCGATCAGGCATGCCCTGAAGAAAGGGTATCGTGTGGCCATTATCTCAGGGAGGAACGAGCCGGGGGTGCGCAAGCGTTTAGAGTCTCTGGATGTGAAAGATATTTACCTGGGTTCAGAAAACAAGCTGGACACCTTCCAGAATTACGTTTACTATTATGGCATTGACCCGGAGACAGTGGTCTTCATGGGTGATGACATGCCCGATCTGGAAGTGATGCAACACTGCGGAATTTCAGCGTGTCCTGCCGATGCAGCTATTGATATCTGCGACATCTCGCAGTATGTAGCCACAGCCGAGGGAGGAAAAGGAGCGGTGCGCGAGCTGATTGAAATGGTGATGAAGTTGCAGAAACGGTGGTAGGATCTTAGGAGCGTTATAGGCCTGTTTTCAAATATTTATAAAGAAAGTTTGGTTTTTGTATAATAATCCTATATTTACGGAATCATTCATTATTTCAATTTTTAAATTTTTATGAAAACAGGAACTGTTAAATTCTTCAACGAATCCAAAGGCTACGGCTTTATCACAGAAGAAGCCACCAATGAGGATTTCTTTGTACACATTACAGGCCTCAACGGTATCCAGATCCAACAGCACGACAAAGTGGAGTTCGACACCAAAGAAGGTAAGAAAGGCATAAACGCAGTCAACGTTAAGAAAATCTAACACTTCTACGCATCATACTCATTTTGCATTCTCATCAAAAAGCCCCTGCTCCAGGGGCTTTTTTCATAGGTAAGATTTAAAGTGTAACTTCCGTCTCCTTTAGTGTACCTGTGAAGCAGTTTCTTACTTTAATACGGCTCCCAAACCTTATCATTATGCTGCTGGCCCAGCTGCTGGTGCGCAAGTGCCTGGTATTCCCAGAGCGTTCGCTGCTGCAGTCTTTGTCGTGGCCCTTCGCTGTTCTGGTGGTGGCAACTCTTTGCATTGCCGCGGCGGGGTACATTATCAATGATTATTATGACGTAAAGATAGACCGCATCAACAAACCTGAACGGGTAGTGGTGGGCAAGTTCCTGACCCGTCGTAAGGCCATGATGATTCACCTTTACTTGTCGGCAGCAGGGGTATTGTTGGGCGTTATCATTGGTTGGCGAATTGGGGCCGTGCTGTTGGGGGTAGCGTTGCTACTTTGGGGGTATTCGGCACAGTTTAAGAAACGCCCGTTTGTAGGAAACCTGACGATTGCACTATTGGCAGCAGTTATGGTGTTGGTAGTACCATTACAGGCGGGGCAACCTTCTTTGGCTGCCTGGGCTTACGGGGTGTTCGCCTTCCTCATTTCCCTGGTGCGGGAGGTCATCAAGGACATGGAAGATGTACAGGGCGATGCCTCTTTCCGGTGCCGCACCTTGCCTATTGTATTAGGAATTCCGCAGACCAAATGGATTCTGTACCTGTTGGTGGGCTTCTTTCTGATCTTTACAGGCTTTGTGATGTTGAAGCGGTTAAATGAGCCGTTGTTTGTAGGGTATCTGTTTATAGGAGTGGTGCTGCCCACGTTTGTATTGATAAGGCAAATCATCACTGCCGACAGGAAAAAAGAATACGCACGTTTAAGCTGGATATGTAAAGGCATTATGGTCACCGGAATCTGCTCCATGCTGGTGCTGCATTGAAGACAATTTTAGGCGTTATAATGAAAAAGTAAGGGGCTCGTTTTAGGTGTGTTTTAGATAAACTACGCACAAAACGAGTTGAATCAGGGTAGAGTTAAAATGAGGACATCAAGGATAGTTAGGTATGTAGTGGTTCTGTGCAGTCTTACCTGGACCCTGTTCACTCATGCCCAAACTTCCCGCCTGCCCTTGGGCACCTGGCAGCTGCACGTGCCTAACCATCGGGCTAAAGCAGTCGCGGAAACTCCTTCCTCGGTTTACGTCGCCACTGAGGATGGCTTCTTTAGATACCTCAAAGAAGACAATTCCCTCCAGACCCTTTCCCGCACCGATGGCTTCAGCGATATTAATCTAAACACCCTTACCTTTGATTCGGCCACTTCTACTTTAGTGGTAGCGTATGAAAACACCAACCTTGATCTCCTGACAAACGGGAAGGTGCATAACCTCACCGAGCTGCTGCGGAAGCCCATGCCCGGGGCCAAAGCTATCTATCACCTGTACACCCACAATAAAAAGGCGTACTTGTCTACCTCGTTCGGGTTGGTGGTGGTAGACTTGGTAAAGCGGGAGATAAAAGATACATACAGCAACCTGGGCGCTCAGGGCGAGGCTGTGCAGGTGTATGCCTCCACCGTATTGAATGACAGCGTGTACATTGCTTCTTCTGAAGGCGTAATGGGCGCTAACCTGAACAATGCCAATTTGCTTGATTACCGAAGCTGGCGCCGGTTTGGTTCTGCCCAAGGGCTTCCTTTCGGGTTGAGTTCAGAGGCAACCAAAACTATTGTGGCCTTTGGCGATGCGGTATATGTAGGAATCAACGAGGAAGGAATTTTCCGTTTTAACGGTGTTTCCTGGAACAAGGCTTCTTTCTCCACTCAAGATGACCAGTTTAGGGCCATGGAGACAAACGGAAGAAGGCTGGTCATTACCGGAGCGCAGGAGGTGGTGGAAGTTTCCTCTTCGGGACAAGCCTCCCGTATGGTTCAGCCGCTTTTCCAGGACCTGCGCATGGCTATTCCCGCAAGAAGCGGTGGACTTTGGGCCGCAAGTTATGAGCGTGGACTGGTGCAGGTAACTTCTGCCGGAGCAATAGCCCTTGTTCCCAACGGGCCCGCTTATGTGGATGTGTTTGGCGTGTATGCTGAACCAGGTCTGTTCACGGTTTTGGGGGGAGGTTACAGCCAAGGTTACCTGCAGCGTTCTTCGGTGGCTGGGTTTTACCAATACCAGAATGGGCAGTGGAACAGTTATGGTTTTGCCAGTGGCGGTCAGTTTCCGGGCAATGCCCGAGATCTTGTCATGGCTCGAAGAAACCCGGTCAACGGAAAATTATACATAGCCAGTTACGGATCGGGTTTACTGGAGTGGGGCGGGCTAGATCAAGTGAAACTGTATAACAACACCAATAGCCCCTTGCTCAGCGCCATCAACGCAAGTGACCGTGACTTTATACGGGTACCGGGCTTAGCCATTGACCCTGCTGGAAGCGTCTGGGTCACCAACCGAAATCAACTGCCCAATGCCGCCGGATTGTATGAATTGAAAGTAGATGGCACCTGGAAGTCGCATCCGTTCAACGGCTACAGCTTAGGCAGCGGGTTAGACAAGGTGGTGGTAGATGACAGTGGCTACAAATGGGTGACCATTAGTACCAACGGCACCGATGCCGGCATGATTGTCTACGATGATGTCACAGAGAAATATAAATACATTGGCGGAGTAGGACAGGGTGGCTTACCCGGGAAGCAGGTGTTTTCCTTGGCCGTGGACTTGCAAGGGGAAATTTGGGCTGGTACTAACAATGGAGTGGCTGTTTTCAGCAGTACCCCAGATATTTTCACTTCAACTTATGCCGGAGCTTATTTACCTATTTATGAACGTCGGCCCTTGTTGCAAGGACAAATCATCAGAAGCATTGCTGTAGACGGTGGCAATCGGAAATGGATAGGTACCGATACTGGGCTGTGGCTTTTTAATGAGACCGGCGAAGAAATGATTCACAACTTCACAACCAGGAACAGTCCATTGCCCTCAGATAGAATAAGAGACATATCCGTTGAACCCTCCACGGGGGAGGTGTTGATCGGTACCGAGGGAGGAATCGCGGTGTACAGAGGTACTGCTACGCGTACTGAAACTGTGAACAAGAATTGTTTGCAAGTCTTTCCCAATCCCGTTCGGGTGGGATTTTCTGGAAACATCGGTATTTCTGGAGTCCCGAATAATGGGTGGGTGAAGATTACTGACGCTGCAGGATTTCTGGTGTTTGAAGGAAAATCCGCTGGCGGCACGTTTGCCTGGCATGGGCGTGATTACAACGGACGCAAAGCTAAACCAGGCGTGTACCTGGTGTTGGCCTCATCTGGAGATGGGGCACAAACGTGTATGACTAAGATTGCCATTCAATAAGAACTATTTGAATGGTTCTGATAATAGAATGCCTCCGTTACTTTCAGTACCAAGAACATACCTTCCTGCGTAAGAGGAATCAGACATTACAACCATTCTATGCTGGTAAAAACCCGTGGCATTGTCCTGAGCTTTATCAAATTCAAAGAGTCTTCCATCATTGTTCGCATCTACACCGAAGAACTAGGATTGCAGAGCTACATTGTGAACAGCGTCAGGAAGAAGGGAAGTGCGTCACGTATAGCCTTATTTCAGCCTTTTACCTTGCTGGACATGGTGGTGTACCCATCTGGAAAAGGAGGGCTCACTCGCATCTCTGAATACAAATGCAGCTACCAGTTCAGTACCGTGCCTTACGATATCAGGAAAAGCAGTATTCTGTTATTTCTGTCAGAGGTGGTTTCCAGAACCATCAGAGAAGAAGAAGAAAACAGGCAGCTTTTTGAGTTCCTGCACAATTCCATTCAGTTGTTTGACGAGCTGAAAACCGGGTTTGAGAACTTCCACCTGATCTTTCTACTGCAATTAGGCGGTTATCTGGGGTTTGGAGTTTCTTCAGCCGACGAACTTATTACTCAAGTTGCTTTTGAAGCAGGTGGTGCACCGGCTTTGGGGAATAGCCTGATGCAGTTGCAGCAATTGGAACCGTATTTAACAGAAGTTATCCAAAAGGGTGAAGGAGCCAATTTGCCCAATGGGAAAATCCGACGGGAGTTGTTAAGCCTGTTGGTGCGCTACTTTCAACTGCACGTTGACCAATTAGGCGAGATCAGGTCTTTGCCCGTTCTGTCAGAAGTGTTAAGTGAATAGGTCTACGATATTCTACAAGTGATACAAAAAGAAAGGCTGCTCCTGTGAAGGGCAGCCTTTCTTTTTGGTCTGAAGAACCTTGTTCTACAAGATGTCTAATAAATCAACCTCAAACATAAGAGGAGCACCGCTTGGGATGGAAGGGTAACTTCCTACAGGGCCATATCCTAAGTGAGAAGGGATAAACAGAATGGCTTTTTCTCCTTCTTGCATAAGGGGCAAGCCTTCATCCCAGCCTTTGATTACTTTTCCGGCACCCACCTGAAATTCAAACGGGTAAACTCTTTTCCATGAAGAATCAAAGACGTACTCATTCTGCACCAGTTTCCCAATGTAATGCACGCTCACTTTCTGACCCGCTACCGGTTTTGCGCCGGTTCCAGGCTTCAGTACTTTGTAGTACAAGCCTGAGGCGGTCTTTACAGTGTCTGTGATGTTGTTAGCCTTAAAATAGGCCTGAATCATCGCATCATCGGCTTTTGCCTGGGCTTCATAATCATAGTTGGCGTAGGGATCATACGGATCTGGTTCGTCGCCACAAGAAGTAAGCCCGAGAAGGAAGCTAAAGGCCAGTAATAACTGCCATAACGCGCTTCTCTTTAGTAACTGTTGCATAAGTATTTAGTATTATAAACCAGGACCGCCTGGGCCTGCAGGACCTTGAGGGCCAGCAGGAGCGGCTGGGGCATCTTTAATATCCACCAGTTCCACATCAAAACGCAGGATAGAGTTAGCGGGTAACTCAGCACCGCGTGCCATTGAGCCGTAACCTAGCGGAGAAGGAATCAACAAGGTGCCTTTGCTGCCTTTGTTGAATTGCTTGATGCCTTCTTCCCAGCCTTTGATTACTTGGTTTTGACCTAACGGGAATTCAATAGGTTTACCACCGTTTGAT is part of the Rufibacter tibetensis genome and harbors:
- a CDS encoding cytochrome c maturation protein CcmE domain-containing protein gives rise to the protein MKRIHIIGILVIAVAIMIIMSTASDASVYVPFSEAQARAKDGDDTKVHVVGRLKKDAKGHIVGMKYDPTLDPNYFSFVLVDTNRVEQQVVYYSPKPQDFDRSEQVVITGNMKENVFVADKILLKCPSKYTENEVKVETASL
- the ccsA gene encoding cytochrome c biogenesis protein CcsA, which gives rise to MKLTWWKWLTIALLLYTVVMGMLSEVPRLAILNETIRNLYFHVPMWFGMILILLVSVVYSIKYLRNPLSRNDIIAYESAKVGILFGVLGIVTGMEWARFTWGEFWSNDPKQNASAIGLLIYFAYLILRGSFQDHQQRARISAVYNIFAFAALIPLLFILPRMTDSLHPGNGGNPGFNSYDLDSRLRAVFYPAVLGWTLLGVWMVHLRTRLEVLKQRFYENA
- a CDS encoding Rossmann-like and DUF2520 domain-containing protein encodes the protein MKVGIVGAGNVATHLVKGLVKAGMEVSVINSRTIASAQSLAQHAPAAAITDSLNFKLSPPADIYLLAVPDRTLPQLLQEVNFPEGVIVAHTSGTQPLELLMSSLPGVETGVFYPLQTFSKEKDVDWKPIPICIETSSQHAELTLVNLGRLLSNQVVLMNGETRRKLHVAAVFACNFTNHLWGVAQDLLQKAELPVNLLEPLVQETVQKAFQFPPFSVQTGPAKRGDSITIDAHVQLLQSEPQYLQLYQVLTKSIQTVAESEPFLGKQA
- the ccsA gene encoding cytochrome c biogenesis protein CcsA; its protein translation is MVNTLIGDLGHYSVILAFVTALVSAIAFAFASNAKELTPEQKDWKNLARGAFFVHVLAVFGIIFCLFNIIYAHRYEYHYAWSHSSNHLPVHYMISCFWEGQEGSFLLWIFWHALLGLVLIKFAGKKWESPVMAVFSFVQLFLTSMILGVVIGDLKIGSSPFILMRDFMTDAPVFQMDPNFVPKDGTGLNPLLQNYWMVIHPPVLFLGFAATLVPFAFAIAGLWKKDFSAWTKPALPWGLFAAVVLGVGIMMGAYWAYETLNFGGYWNWDPVENAVYIPWLVLVGAIHTLLAYRKSKTALRATFILFITSFLLVLYATFLTRSGILGNASVHSFTDLGLSGQLFTYLAAFVVLAIGLLAYRWKYIPATEKEIATYSGEFWVFIGAAVLCLGAFQVLVTTSIPVYNAFMGFIGVKTNVALPADQIAHYTKFQMWMGITIAMLTGTGQLLWWRKNSEGNKFSELFMVPLMLTALFAALILLISKIGYIERIDNPAYILLLVASLYAVFSNLAILFGVLRKNVSIAGGAVAHIGVALMLIGVLFSSGYSNIISKNMSGMVYAREFGDDINRDNVLLWRNAGTDMGPYKVTYKGQYLEVKGLPDYVNKQRLFRIEDEYKAIARGPLKDGDEVIYNAGDTVEISPENTYYEVGFKNRESGEEFALYPRAQVNPQMGLLASPDIKMFGTKDLYTHVSTIPDPNEEKEWGELKEYKVKIGDTIFVNDYVAVLHGIEPAKDTLLLNLKPGDVAVQADMQVLGERHTYHAHPIYAIRDRMVGRVPEEIEDLGLRIMLMNIDPEEGAFTIGINTTQKDYIILKAMEKPFISILWIGTLIMSLGFVMAIVRHYKDGKSGNANLPKGPAGKVAVKREKQLA
- a CDS encoding heme exporter protein CcmB, whose product is MQKDFVLEWRQKYAFNGMLLYVGSTVFICYLSFSLRFGGLEVPVWNALYWIILLFTAVNAIAKGFAQESRGRLLYYYSVVSPQGVILAKMIYNVALMLVLSLLCFGFYTIVIGNPVQDVGMFLVTIVLGAIGFASSLTMISGIAAKAANTGTLMAVLSFPVMVPMLLMLMKMSKNAIDGLDPSVSMDEALTLLAINMIVVTVSYILFPYLWRS
- a CDS encoding CcmD family protein; translation: MKMHKWLLVLLLTWAASFSVPASAQNAAEEGSTIEYTSADKAASDPEMADVMRRDGKIYIVVAVLVSVLLGILFYLISLDRKIGKLERELRQ
- a CDS encoding 2Fe-2S iron-sulfur cluster-binding protein, translated to MKVVNITYKFLDGKPDETHLGAEGESVLDVALNNGIQLQHNCGGVCGCSTCHIYVETGMNDLPEITDAEEDFIDRAVNPRINSRLACQCVVQGGQDLVITIPKQDFLGH